The Bacillus carboniphilus genome contains a region encoding:
- a CDS encoding UvrB/UvrC motif-containing protein, with translation MVCQECKERPATLHFTKIINGEKTEIHLCEKCAQENSNFSSINNNAGFTIHNLLSGFLNNNNMEINPVFQEKQVTKCEKCNLTFAQFQKVGRFGCSNCYKTFADQIHPMLRRVHSGNTVHAGKLPKRLGGNLKLKKQLTSLKEQLKQLISTEQFEKASEVRDEIRSLEARMNKGEY, from the coding sequence ATGGTTTGTCAAGAATGTAAAGAGAGACCTGCCACCTTGCATTTCACAAAAATTATAAACGGGGAGAAAACCGAAATCCACTTGTGTGAAAAGTGCGCACAAGAAAATTCTAATTTTTCCTCTATAAACAACAATGCGGGCTTTACGATTCACAATTTGCTTAGTGGTTTTTTGAACAATAACAATATGGAAATTAATCCTGTCTTTCAAGAAAAACAAGTAACAAAGTGTGAAAAGTGTAACTTAACCTTTGCACAGTTCCAAAAAGTCGGTCGTTTTGGATGTTCAAACTGCTACAAAACATTTGCGGATCAAATTCATCCAATGTTAAGAAGGGTTCATAGTGGCAATACTGTCCATGCAGGAAAGCTACCAAAAAGACTAGGTGGCAATTTAAAATTGAAGAAACAGTTAACATCCTTGAAAGAGCAGTTAAAACAGTTGATTTCAACAGAACAATTTGAAAAAGCTTCAGAAGTGAGAGATGAAATTCGTTCCCTAGAAGCAAGAATGAACAAGGGGGAATATTAA
- the ispD gene encoding 2-C-methyl-D-erythritol 4-phosphate cytidylyltransferase, whose amino-acid sequence MKYTVVVVAAGKGTRMKAEQSKQLIKLNSIPIFIHTLNIFENDPNCQRVILVINEKEENEIRNNLLKFNIKKVKDLVPGGKERQESVYKGLQLVNPDSVVLIHDGARPFVSINKLKELVVNASEIGAATLAVRVKDTVKKVGTEGHVVETLDRSCLWAVHTPQAFTLSKILHAHQYAREKNMIATDDCSLLESIGDKVAIVEDDYMNIKITTPEDLVFAKAILEYKSSCHT is encoded by the coding sequence ATGAAGTATACTGTCGTTGTAGTAGCTGCAGGTAAAGGGACGAGAATGAAAGCAGAACAAAGCAAGCAATTGATCAAACTCAATTCAATTCCTATATTTATTCATACGCTAAATATTTTCGAGAATGACCCTAATTGTCAAAGGGTCATTCTCGTTATTAATGAAAAAGAAGAGAATGAAATTAGAAACAACCTATTAAAATTTAACATTAAAAAAGTTAAAGATTTAGTTCCTGGAGGAAAAGAGCGACAAGAGAGTGTTTATAAAGGCTTGCAGCTAGTTAATCCTGATTCAGTCGTTCTTATTCATGATGGGGCTAGACCTTTTGTGTCTATTAATAAACTTAAGGAGTTAGTAGTTAACGCTTCAGAAATAGGTGCCGCTACTTTAGCTGTCCGTGTGAAAGATACGGTAAAAAAGGTTGGAACAGAAGGTCATGTAGTTGAAACACTTGATCGATCATGCTTGTGGGCGGTTCATACTCCACAAGCTTTTACTCTCTCAAAAATACTTCACGCTCATCAATATGCTAGAGAAAAAAATATGATAGCAACAGATGATTGTAGCTTATTGGAATCAATCGGTGATAAAGTAGCTATCGTAGAAGATGATTATATGAATATAAAGATTACAACCCCGGAGGATCTTGTGTTTGCAAAGGCGATACTAGAATATAAAAGTAGCTGTCACACATGA
- a CDS encoding FtsW/RodA/SpoVE family cell cycle protein, whose amino-acid sequence MTKHKNNFDYNLFFYIFLLMIFSCICMYSAQQNALIKDEYLLKQIAWFIIGLIIVLCIFYFDFEAVMKLTPIAYIIGILMLISVLLAPNTIAPVRNGAKSWFVIKGIGSIQPSEFMKIFLILMLSYVIARHRENHSMTILASEYKLMLKIGVLSLIPISLTYLQNDFGTSLVMVIITLGMIFLSINWRIDLLIFISGIIIIASLTGIFLINPQLLLKVFDEYQLNRIYSWLDPFSYAQGIGYQLKQSILAVGSGMMNGVGFDNNQVKVPESHTDFIFAIVAEEFGFLGASLLISLYFLIIFRMVFIFVKNKDKLFESLICIGMMSLISFHVFQNIGMVIGLIPITGIPLPLMSYGGSSILTTMIGFGLVLNVSLKKKDFFFSEEG is encoded by the coding sequence TTGACTAAACATAAAAATAACTTTGATTATAACCTTTTCTTTTATATCTTTTTACTTATGATATTTAGCTGTATATGTATGTACAGTGCTCAACAAAATGCGTTAATTAAAGATGAGTACTTATTGAAGCAAATAGCCTGGTTCATTATTGGACTAATCATTGTATTGTGTATTTTTTATTTTGATTTTGAAGCAGTTATGAAATTGACACCAATCGCCTATATAATTGGCATATTAATGTTAATTAGTGTTTTATTAGCTCCTAATACAATTGCTCCTGTAAGGAATGGGGCAAAATCATGGTTTGTTATTAAAGGGATAGGATCGATTCAACCATCAGAGTTTATGAAAATCTTTTTAATCTTAATGCTCTCTTATGTAATAGCACGCCATAGAGAAAACCACTCAATGACAATCTTAGCTAGCGAATATAAGCTCATGCTAAAAATCGGAGTTCTATCATTAATACCTATATCTTTAACTTATTTACAGAATGATTTTGGCACGTCTTTAGTCATGGTTATTATAACTCTTGGTATGATCTTTTTATCTATAAATTGGAGAATTGACTTGTTAATTTTTATCTCGGGAATAATTATTATTGCTTCACTTACAGGTATCTTTCTGATTAATCCACAGCTGTTACTAAAAGTTTTTGATGAATATCAGTTAAATCGAATTTATTCCTGGTTAGATCCTTTTTCGTATGCCCAAGGTATTGGATATCAATTAAAGCAGTCTATTTTAGCGGTTGGTTCAGGCATGATGAATGGGGTTGGATTTGATAATAATCAAGTCAAAGTCCCAGAATCCCATACTGATTTTATTTTCGCAATAGTAGCAGAAGAGTTTGGATTTTTAGGTGCTAGCTTATTAATTTCATTATATTTTTTGATTATTTTTAGAATGGTGTTCATCTTTGTAAAAAACAAAGACAAATTATTTGAGTCACTCATATGCATTGGTATGATGTCGTTAATTTCGTTCCACGTATTTCAAAACATTGGGATGGTCATTGGATTAATTCCAATAACAGGAATTCCTCTTCCGCTAATGAGTTATGGAGGAAGTTCGATTCTTACTACAATGATCGGTTTTGGCTTAGTTTTAAATGTATCCTTAAAGAAAAAGGATTTCTTTTTTAGTGAGGAGGGCTAG
- a CDS encoding PIN/TRAM domain-containing protein, whose amino-acid sequence MLKRSIQVIFLLLGGTLGIFFIPHLLRLFNLTDIPFINTPYVTAILGAIIFYALTFLFVDQIVRWINSIEELLVKKPITDILFGSLGLVIGLIIAYLLGIPIKELPYAPFNSIIPIFLTVLLGYLGFQIGHKKKDELQNLFSVPNKNRNKKDLENEDEPSSSNRLKILDTSVIIDGRIADICQTGFLEGTIVIPQFVLEELQHIADSSDVLKRNRGRRGLDVLNRIQKELANNVEIYEGDFEDIQEVDSKLVKLGKITSGMVVTNDFNLNKVCDLQGVAVLNINDLANAVKPVVLPGEEMNVQVIKDGKEHNQGVAYLDDGTMIVVEEGRDYIGQQIDVLVTSVLQTSAGRMIFAKPKMLEKAL is encoded by the coding sequence ATGCTTAAAAGAAGTATACAGGTGATTTTCTTATTATTAGGAGGTACTCTTGGAATCTTTTTTATCCCGCACTTATTACGTTTATTTAATTTAACAGACATACCTTTTATTAATACACCGTATGTGACTGCTATTTTAGGAGCTATTATATTTTATGCCTTAACCTTTTTATTTGTTGATCAAATTGTTCGATGGATCAATAGTATTGAGGAATTACTTGTTAAAAAACCAATAACCGATATTTTATTTGGTAGTTTAGGGTTAGTAATTGGACTCATCATTGCCTATTTATTAGGAATTCCGATAAAAGAACTACCGTACGCGCCATTTAATTCAATCATTCCGATCTTTTTAACCGTGTTATTAGGTTATTTAGGGTTTCAGATCGGTCATAAGAAAAAAGATGAATTACAAAATTTATTCTCGGTGCCTAATAAAAATCGAAACAAAAAAGATCTAGAAAACGAGGATGAACCATCTTCGAGTAATCGATTAAAAATATTAGATACTAGTGTGATAATTGATGGTCGTATTGCGGATATTTGTCAAACAGGCTTTTTAGAAGGGACGATTGTTATTCCGCAATTTGTTTTAGAAGAACTTCAGCATATTGCTGATAGCTCAGATGTCCTTAAAAGGAATAGGGGACGAAGAGGATTAGATGTCCTAAATCGAATTCAAAAAGAGTTAGCGAACAATGTAGAAATTTATGAAGGCGATTTTGAAGATATTCAAGAGGTTGATAGTAAATTAGTCAAACTAGGTAAAATTACATCGGGAATGGTGGTAACAAACGACTTTAATCTCAATAAAGTTTGCGACCTCCAAGGAGTTGCTGTTCTCAATATTAATGATTTAGCAAATGCGGTAAAGCCCGTAGTATTACCTGGAGAAGAGATGAATGTTCAAGTAATAAAAGATGGTAAAGAGCATAACCAAGGTGTGGCTTACCTAGATGATGGAACGATGATTGTTGTGGAGGAAGGAAGAGACTATATCGGACAGCAAATCGATGTTTTAGTCACAAGCGTTCTTCAAACATCTGCAGGTAGAATGATCTTTGCTAAACCGAAAATGTTGGAGAAAGCTTTATAA
- the radA gene encoding DNA repair protein RadA: MAKTKVKFICQSCGYESAKWMGKCPGCGQWNSMVEEKIKTNKTNRGVFQHSDNIKLSKPTSIMTIETKEEPRINTTINELNRVLGGGIVNGSLVLIGGDPGIGKSTLLLQACARLSETEKKVLYVSGEESVKQTKLRANRLSIATKNLFILAETDLENITKVIHEMNPDFIVIDSIQTIYHNQVTSAPGSVSQVRECTGELMRIAKTNGVPIFIVGHVTKEGSIAGPRLLEHMVDTVLYFEGERHHTFRILRAVKNRFGSTNEMGIFEMKETGLEEVLNPSEIFLEERSQGAAGSAVVASMEGTRPVLVEIQALIAPTSYGNPRRMATGLDHNRVSLLMAVLEKRVGLLLQNQDAYLKVAGGVKLDEPAVDLAVAISIASSFKDLPTRSTDVFFGEVGLTGEIRRVSRVEQRVQEAVKLGFKRIILPKANIGGWTKPAEVEVIGVVNISEALSHALGG, encoded by the coding sequence ATGGCGAAGACGAAAGTTAAATTTATATGTCAATCATGTGGGTATGAATCTGCAAAATGGATGGGGAAATGTCCTGGTTGTGGGCAATGGAACTCAATGGTTGAAGAAAAAATAAAAACCAATAAAACGAATCGCGGGGTGTTTCAACATTCCGATAATATAAAGCTTAGTAAGCCTACCTCAATTATGACGATTGAAACAAAAGAAGAACCTAGAATTAATACAACCATAAATGAGTTAAATCGAGTTTTAGGTGGAGGGATTGTAAATGGATCACTCGTACTAATTGGCGGTGACCCAGGAATCGGGAAATCGACCTTATTACTTCAGGCATGTGCAAGACTTTCTGAAACGGAAAAAAAGGTACTTTATGTTTCAGGAGAAGAGTCTGTCAAACAAACTAAGCTTAGGGCCAATCGTTTATCGATAGCAACAAAAAACTTGTTTATTCTAGCAGAAACAGATTTAGAAAATATCACTAAAGTGATTCATGAAATGAATCCAGATTTTATTGTGATTGACTCCATTCAAACGATTTATCATAACCAAGTAACTTCAGCTCCAGGAAGTGTTTCACAAGTTCGAGAATGTACAGGCGAACTAATGAGAATTGCGAAAACGAACGGAGTTCCGATCTTTATCGTTGGACACGTGACGAAGGAAGGATCCATTGCAGGCCCAAGGCTTTTAGAACATATGGTGGATACAGTTTTATATTTTGAAGGAGAAAGGCATCATACTTTTCGTATTTTACGAGCAGTCAAGAACCGTTTTGGGTCAACAAATGAAATGGGTATTTTCGAAATGAAAGAAACGGGATTAGAGGAAGTTCTTAATCCTTCGGAAATTTTTCTCGAGGAGCGTTCACAAGGTGCAGCTGGTTCTGCCGTTGTGGCTTCAATGGAAGGTACTAGACCTGTATTAGTTGAAATTCAGGCATTAATCGCGCCCACTAGTTATGGTAACCCAAGAAGGATGGCGACGGGATTAGATCATAATCGAGTCTCTTTACTGATGGCTGTATTAGAAAAACGAGTAGGACTCTTACTACAAAATCAAGATGCTTATTTGAAAGTTGCCGGTGGAGTCAAACTGGATGAACCAGCAGTTGATTTAGCAGTTGCTATTAGTATCGCATCAAGCTTTAAAGATCTTCCTACAAGGTCTACAGATGTCTTTTTTGGTGAAGTAGGATTAACGGGTGAGATCAGGCGTGTATCTAGGGTTGAACAACGTGTGCAAGAAGCTGTGAAGCTAGGCTTTAAAAGAATTATTTTACCTAAGGCAAATATAGGAGGATGGACAAAACCAGCAGAGGTTGAAGTTATAGGAGTTGTTAATATTTCAGAAGCTCTATCCCATGCGCTAGGAGGATAG
- a CDS encoding CtsR family transcriptional regulator — translation MRNISDIIEQYLKNVLDTSGKEIVEIKRSEIAERFQCVPSQINYVINTRFTVEKGYLVESKRGVGEGISVLLK, via the coding sequence ATGAGAAACATATCTGATATAATTGAACAATATTTGAAAAATGTTCTAGACACTAGTGGGAAAGAAATTGTTGAAATTAAGCGAAGTGAAATAGCGGAGCGTTTTCAATGTGTGCCCTCTCAAATCAATTATGTGATCAATACACGTTTTACTGTTGAAAAAGGGTATTTAGTTGAAAGTAAACGTGGTGTGGGGGAGGGTATATCCGTATTATTAAAGTGA